In Actinomycetota bacterium, the genomic window TAATTTAGGTGGTAGCTCTGGAAATTAGGAAATTTGGTGATCCCGCGCTACGGGAAAAGGCATTTCCCATAGAAAAAATCGATCAAGAGGTCAAAAAGTTGGCAAAGAATCTCATCGATACGTTGCACAATGCTTCTGG contains:
- a CDS encoding peptide deformylase; this translates as MVALEIRKFGDPALREKAFPIEKIDQEVKKLAKNLIDTLHNASG